One Coffea arabica cultivar ET-39 chromosome 5c, Coffea Arabica ET-39 HiFi, whole genome shotgun sequence DNA window includes the following coding sequences:
- the LOC113690596 gene encoding probable E3 ubiquitin-protein ligase ZFP1 produces MGQRNMHMIDLESDQRGQDYIHPESCVFYGAMTNYPQPNVHTVVPPPGNASSFNLHHPSEHHEVAFFYGMPQYNQYPAANVDLAGGSSSNLYNPFMIPPSAPRDFPVPVNHGTHDQFSFSSTHRMVGVPTDSYGRTNPYVDGVRGSFKRKTAEGLPWNIQYCDSLAGSSSSVAPVSARPLESDVTLTDTMPFVPPEYGGNETSAIIESGSSRSVRNTSGVVGPDSVLAHNSNHLIQGNFVSQPFQLPSNPWMGPDVNSVTWNQASSVPYLHGSMNGGSMEIGNMGLHGFQLPSNRSSTGFLHTPVPQGHPGIHHPLPPVQGARGQNINFSSQVVTSSRRFSANSTAVSPFQGVVEAGPLYMGPVPPTGFRLYRPHRREVTPEMNTRHRNLPNLRLLPEDGVAILEVPGFHDGGDPMDQHRDMRLDIDHMSYEELLALGEQIGSVGTGLSEDAITTNLKTRSFTLSATCLDLDVAACMNQEVDFCVICQTDYKDQEKVGTLDCGHEYHVDCIKKWLLVKNTCPICKSAALTAGRKDLRH; encoded by the exons ATGGGGCAAAGAAATATGCATATGATTGATTTAGAATCAGATCAGCGAGGCCAAGACTACATCCATCCTGAATCATGCGTCTTTTATGGTGCTATGACAAATTATCCACAGCCTAATGTACACACAGTAGTCCCACCTCCAGGAAATGCTAGTAGCTTTAACTTGCATCATCCATCAGAGCATCATGAAGTTGCTTTCTTCTATGGCATGCCACAGTACAATCAATATCCAGCTGCTAATGTTGACCTAGCTGGTGGTTCATCATCCAATCTGTATAATCCCTTTATGATTCCTCCATCTGCTCCCAGAGATTTCCCTGTCCCAGTAAATCATGGGACACATGATCAGTTTTCGTTCTCAAGTACGCATAGGATGGTTGGAGTTCCTACAGACAGCTATGGGAGGACCAATCCATATGTGGATGGTGTCAGAGGCTCGTTTAAAAGAAAGACTGCTGAAGGCCTTCCATGGAATATCCAGTATTGTGACTCCTTAGCAGGCTCTAGTTCTTCTGTTGCTCCTGTGAGTGCAAGGCCTCTTGAATCTGATGTAACACTCACAGATACTATGCCATTTGTACCACCTGAATATGGAGGGAACGAGACTTCAGCCATCATTGAAAGTGGATCTAGTAGAAGTGTGAGGAACACATCTGGTGTTGTTGGTCCTGATTCCGTATTAGCACATAATTCTAATCATTTGATTCAAGGGAATTTTGTCAGTCAACCCTTCCAGTTACCTAGCAATCCTTGGATGGGCCCGGATGTCAACAGTGTAACCTGGAATCAAGCATCCTCTGTACCATATCTACATG GTAGCATGAATGGAGGTTCCATGGAGATTGGTAACATGGGTTTACATGGCTTTCAGCTGCCAAGTAACAGAAGTTCCACTGGATTTCTGCATACTCCTGTTCCTCAAGGACATCCTGGTATTCATCATCCGCTACCACCTGTGCAAGGGGCGAGAGGCCAGAATATAAATTTCAGTTCACAAGTGGTAACCTCTTCCCGTCGATTTTCAGCAAATAGTACTGCTGTAAGTCCTTTTCAAGGTGTTGTAGAGGCCGGACCTCTATATATGGGTCCTGTTCCGCCAACTGGCTTTCGGCTGTACAGGCCTCATCGCAGAGAAGTTACACCTGAGATGAATACTAGGCACCGCAACCTTCCGAACTTGAGATTGTTGCCAGAAGAT GGGGTTGCCATATTGGAAGTTCCTGGCTTCCATGATGGAGGGGATCCAATGGATCAGCACAGAGATATGCGCTTGGATATAGATCACATGTCTTATGAG GAGCTGCTTGCATTGGGGGAACAGATTGGCAGTGTAGGTACTGGCTTATCAGAAGACGCCATTACAACCAACTTAAAAACAAGATCATTTACTCTATCAGCAACCTGTCTTGATCTGGATGTGGCAGCATGCATGAATCAGGAAGTAGATTTCTGTGTGATATGCCAG ACTGATTACAAGGATCAAGAAAAGGTTGGAACACTAGATTGTGGTCATGAGTACCATGTAGACTGCATAAAGAAGTGGCTACTTGTGAAGAATACTTGCCCCATTTGCAAATCTGCAGCATTGACCGCGGGAAGGAAGGATCTGCGACACTAG
- the LOC113691022 gene encoding uncharacterized protein isoform X1 has product MSEKPTKKPPKKTKKGAKNHNPRRGIKPWDHDDDIPSMKSKNLRGIKGAIRAVTNPSYCLEMGIGNLNRDGESLRYHHRKKLWLLLKKLMRMQNWAEASGVLSVLLRGTAKEKSISRNRIKYFATLELLQRIKGDNINKRRMQAVYDLWMMRLGPMRMRPAEDRFAALKEYILFCLTRGDTEDAHTAAVCLMQERGFDSEAVSNLVVGLTFLQLWYSSIPKEMQLGHLSKCATPMQLEISGGIISMSLKNSEEHNAIESQATNVPSKCASNISVGNYKGCSQNDDVDQNGEVSMNFEDNMGGQSPGQFQAQGFYMHSVERSGDEKSTSPFQGDDVPRTSIFYSHGLPPWLLPLQLPHSAENLENFIYMHRNSLNDYYKNALKYFRAALYSEPPVYEAFHPLIQMLLVGDQVQEALNEVEKFSCYPETALQLRLKTSLLEYFNDGNYGKLPTHFEDILKKDPTCSYSLARLVNMHRIVVLSGYYGTEKLVEMIAWHLDAVLAEYGTWKEFASCFLELSQTVGDQVSACFDSNEAGKKESFSCNVIQIPAIFTNPESQCTWRLRCRWWEKRHYSRKILESEIAAGDLQLITYKAAAACHLYGREFRYVVKASEQLGREKNIESLSILRMHDRNSVGFYSSIGKRSL; this is encoded by the exons ATGTCAGAAAAACCAACTAAAAAACCGCCAAAGAAGACCAAGAAGGGCGCCAAAAATCATAACCCAAGGCGTGGTATAAAGCCGTGGGATCACGACGATGATATTCCCTCCATGAAATCCAAGAACCTCAGGGGCATTAAGGGAGCTATACGGGCTGTTACAAACCCCAGTTACTGTTTAGAGATGGGCATTGGGAATTTAAACCGGGATGGTGAAAGTCTTCGGTACCATCACCGGAAAAAACTCTGGTTGCTTCTGAAGAAGTTAATGAGAATGCAGAATTGGGCCGAGGCCAGTGGTGTTTTAAGTGTTTTGCTTAGAGGGACTGCTAAAGAAAAATCAATTTCGAGAAATCGAATAAAATATTTT GCTACACTAGAGCTTCTTCAACGTATAAAAGGTGATAACATTAACAAAAGAAGAATGCAGGCTGTTTATGACTTGTGGATGATGAGGTTAGGTCCAATGAGAATGCGGCCAGCAGAG GACAGGTTTGCTGCTCTAAAGGAATATATACTTTTCTGTCTAACTCGAGGGGACACAGAGGATGCACACACGGCTGCTGTTTG TCTCATGCAGGAACGTGGTTTTGATAGTGAAGCTGTCTCGAACTTGGTTGTCGGATTGACATTTTTGCAGTTATGGTATTCAAGTATCCCAAAAGAAATGCAATTAGGGCATTTGAGTAAGTGTGCTACTCCCATGCAATTGGAGATCTCTGGAGGTATAATCTCTATGTCACTTAAGAATTCTGAGGAGCACAATGCTATTGAATCTCAAGCAACAAATGTTCCTTCCAAATGTGCTTCAAACATCTCTGTTGGCAACTACAAGGGTTGTTCACAAAATGATGATGTTGATCAAAATGGAGAAGTGTCGATGAATTTTGAGGATAACATGGGCGGACAATCTCCCGGCCAGTTCCAGGCACAAGGGTTTTACATGCATTCTGTGGAAAGAAGTGGAGATGAAAAATCTACATCTCCATTTCAGGGTGATGATGTACCTAGGACCTCCATTTTCTATAGTCATG GTCTACCGCCATGGCTATTGCCTTTGCAACTCCCTCATTCAGCTGAGAATCTGGAGAATTTCATTTATATGCATCGAAACTCACTTAATGACTACTACAAGAATGCATTGAAATATTTCCGTGCTGCTCTTTACTCAGAGCCACCAGTATATGAGGCCTTTCATCCTCTGATACAG ATGCTATTGGTTGGAGATCAGGTTCAGGAGGCCTTGAATGAGGTTGAAAAGTTTTCTTGTTATCCAGAGACAGCACTTCAATTAAG ATTGAAGACTAGTTTGTTGGAATACTTTAATGATGGTAACTATGGCAAACTTCCCACGCATTTTGAGGACATCTTGAAGAAGGACCCTACATGTAGCTACTCATTGGCTAGACTAGTGAATATGCATCGAATAG TTGTATTGTCAGGGTATTACGGTACTGAAAAGCTTGTTGAGATGATAGCATGGCATTTGGATGCTGTGCTTGCAGAGTACGGTACATGGAAAGAGTTTGCTTCCTGCTTTCTGGAGCTCTCGCAGACTGTGGGAGATCAAGTATCAGCATGTTTTGACAGCAATGAAGCTGGGAAGAAAGAGAGCTTCTCATGCAATGTTATTCAAATTCCAGCAATTTTTACCAACCCTGAATCCCAATGTACTTGGAGATTACGATGCAGGTGGTGGGAGAAACGTCATTACAGTCGAAAGATACTTGAATCGGAAATTGCAGCAG GAGACCTGCAACTCATAACCTACAAGGCAGCGGCTGCATGTCATCTCTATGGACGGGAATTCAGATATGTAGTTAAAGCTAGTGAACAATTagggagggaaaaaaatattGAATCGCTGTCTATTTTGCGTATGCATGACCGGAATTCTGTTGGATTTTATTCTAGTATTGGCAAGAGAAGTTTATGA
- the LOC113691022 gene encoding uncharacterized protein isoform X2 has product MSEKPTKKPPKKTKKGAKNHNPRRGIKPWDHDDDIPSMKSKNLRGIKGAIRAVTNPSYCLEMGIGNLNRDGESLRYHHRKKLWLLLKKLMRMQNWAEASGVLSVLLRGTAKEKSISRNRIKYFATLELLQRIKGDNINKRRMQAVYDLWMMRLGPMRMRPAEDRFAALKEYILFCLTRGDTEDAHTAAVCLMQERGFDSEAVSNLVVGLTFLQLWYSSIPKEMQLGHLSKCATPMQLEISGGIISMSLKNSEEHNAIESQATNVPSKCASNISVGNYKGCSQNDDVDQNGEVSMNFEDNMGGQSPGQFQAQGFYMHSVERSGDEKSTSPFQGDDVPRTSIFYSHGLPPWLLPLQLPHSAENLENFIYMHRNSLNDYYKNALKYFRAALYSEPPVYEAFHPLIQMLLVGDQVQEALNEVEKFSCYPETALQLRLKTSLLEYFNDGNYGKLPTHFEDILKKDPTCSYSLARLVNMHRIGYYGTEKLVEMIAWHLDAVLAEYGTWKEFASCFLELSQTVGDQVSACFDSNEAGKKESFSCNVIQIPAIFTNPESQCTWRLRCRWWEKRHYSRKILESEIAAGDLQLITYKAAAACHLYGREFRYVVKASEQLGREKNIESLSILRMHDRNSVGFYSSIGKRSL; this is encoded by the exons ATGTCAGAAAAACCAACTAAAAAACCGCCAAAGAAGACCAAGAAGGGCGCCAAAAATCATAACCCAAGGCGTGGTATAAAGCCGTGGGATCACGACGATGATATTCCCTCCATGAAATCCAAGAACCTCAGGGGCATTAAGGGAGCTATACGGGCTGTTACAAACCCCAGTTACTGTTTAGAGATGGGCATTGGGAATTTAAACCGGGATGGTGAAAGTCTTCGGTACCATCACCGGAAAAAACTCTGGTTGCTTCTGAAGAAGTTAATGAGAATGCAGAATTGGGCCGAGGCCAGTGGTGTTTTAAGTGTTTTGCTTAGAGGGACTGCTAAAGAAAAATCAATTTCGAGAAATCGAATAAAATATTTT GCTACACTAGAGCTTCTTCAACGTATAAAAGGTGATAACATTAACAAAAGAAGAATGCAGGCTGTTTATGACTTGTGGATGATGAGGTTAGGTCCAATGAGAATGCGGCCAGCAGAG GACAGGTTTGCTGCTCTAAAGGAATATATACTTTTCTGTCTAACTCGAGGGGACACAGAGGATGCACACACGGCTGCTGTTTG TCTCATGCAGGAACGTGGTTTTGATAGTGAAGCTGTCTCGAACTTGGTTGTCGGATTGACATTTTTGCAGTTATGGTATTCAAGTATCCCAAAAGAAATGCAATTAGGGCATTTGAGTAAGTGTGCTACTCCCATGCAATTGGAGATCTCTGGAGGTATAATCTCTATGTCACTTAAGAATTCTGAGGAGCACAATGCTATTGAATCTCAAGCAACAAATGTTCCTTCCAAATGTGCTTCAAACATCTCTGTTGGCAACTACAAGGGTTGTTCACAAAATGATGATGTTGATCAAAATGGAGAAGTGTCGATGAATTTTGAGGATAACATGGGCGGACAATCTCCCGGCCAGTTCCAGGCACAAGGGTTTTACATGCATTCTGTGGAAAGAAGTGGAGATGAAAAATCTACATCTCCATTTCAGGGTGATGATGTACCTAGGACCTCCATTTTCTATAGTCATG GTCTACCGCCATGGCTATTGCCTTTGCAACTCCCTCATTCAGCTGAGAATCTGGAGAATTTCATTTATATGCATCGAAACTCACTTAATGACTACTACAAGAATGCATTGAAATATTTCCGTGCTGCTCTTTACTCAGAGCCACCAGTATATGAGGCCTTTCATCCTCTGATACAG ATGCTATTGGTTGGAGATCAGGTTCAGGAGGCCTTGAATGAGGTTGAAAAGTTTTCTTGTTATCCAGAGACAGCACTTCAATTAAG ATTGAAGACTAGTTTGTTGGAATACTTTAATGATGGTAACTATGGCAAACTTCCCACGCATTTTGAGGACATCTTGAAGAAGGACCCTACATGTAGCTACTCATTGGCTAGACTAGTGAATATGCATCGAATAG GGTATTACGGTACTGAAAAGCTTGTTGAGATGATAGCATGGCATTTGGATGCTGTGCTTGCAGAGTACGGTACATGGAAAGAGTTTGCTTCCTGCTTTCTGGAGCTCTCGCAGACTGTGGGAGATCAAGTATCAGCATGTTTTGACAGCAATGAAGCTGGGAAGAAAGAGAGCTTCTCATGCAATGTTATTCAAATTCCAGCAATTTTTACCAACCCTGAATCCCAATGTACTTGGAGATTACGATGCAGGTGGTGGGAGAAACGTCATTACAGTCGAAAGATACTTGAATCGGAAATTGCAGCAG GAGACCTGCAACTCATAACCTACAAGGCAGCGGCTGCATGTCATCTCTATGGACGGGAATTCAGATATGTAGTTAAAGCTAGTGAACAATTagggagggaaaaaaatattGAATCGCTGTCTATTTTGCGTATGCATGACCGGAATTCTGTTGGATTTTATTCTAGTATTGGCAAGAGAAGTTTATGA
- the LOC113690394 gene encoding homogentisate 1,2-dioxygenase isoform X1, protein MESKKATTNAGAAADFENLEYVSGFGNHVSSEAIAGALPQGQNSPLICPYGLYAEQISGTSFTAPRKLNLRSWLYRIKPSVTHEPFKPKVPTHGKFVSEFNQSNSSATPTQLRWRPVEIPEAPTDFIDGLFTVCGAGSSYLRHGYAIHMYTANKSMENCAFCSADGDFLIVPQKGKLWITTECGRLQVVPGEIVVIPQGFRFVVDLPDGSARGYVAEIFGTHFQLPDLGPIGANGLAAPRDFLAPVAWFEQSTCPGYTIVQKFGGELFTAKQDFSPFNVVAWHGNYVPYKYDLSKFCPYNTVLIDHSDPSINTVLTAPTDKPGVALLDFVIFPPRWVVAEHTFRPPYYHRNCMSEFMGLIYGGYEAKADGFLPGGASLHSCMTPHGPDTKSYEATIALGSQAGPQKIADTMAFMFESCLIPRVCQWALESPNMDHDYYQCWIGLKSHFTCEATTVENTDLQNGHN, encoded by the exons ATGGAGAGCAAGAAGGCTACCACCAACGCCGGCGCCGCGGCCGATTTTGAGAATTTGGAGTACGTTTCGGGCTTCGGCAATCACGTGTCGTCGGAGGCCATCGCCGGAGCTTTACCACAAGGGCAGAACAGTCCTCTCATCTGTCCTTATGGTCTATACGCTGAGCAGATCTCTGGCACCTCCTTTACTGCTCCCCGCAAGCTCAATCTCCGCAG TTGGCTATATCGGATTAAGCCATCTGTGACACACGAGCCATTTAAACCTAAAGTTCCGACCCATGGAAAGTTTGTAAGTGAATTTAACCAGTCAAATAGCTCGGCTACACCAACTCAACTACGGTGGAGACCAGTGGAGATTCCTGAAGCACCAACAGATTTCATTGATGGCCTGTTCACCGTATGTGGGGCTGGCAGTTCATATCTCCGACATGGTTATGCTATTCACAT GTATACTGCTAATAAATCTATGGAGAATTGTGCATTCTGCAGTGCTGACGGAGACTTCCTTATTGTTCCTCAGAAAGGAA AGTTATGGATCACGACTGAATGTGGGAGATTGCAAGTGGTTCCTGGTGAGATAGTCGTTATACCTCAAGGGTTTCGCTTCGTTGTTGACCTGCCAGATGGGTCTGCACGTGGTTATGTTGCTGAGATTTTTGGAACTCATTTTCAGCTTCCTGATCTTGGGCCAATAG GTGCCAATGGTCTTGCTGCTCCAAGGGATTTTCTTGCTCCAGTGGCCTGGTTTGAACAGAGCACCTGTCCAGGTTATACCATTGTACAGAAGTTTGGTGGTGAACTTTTCACTGCAAAGCAGGATTTCTCTCCATTCAATGTGGTTGCTTGGCATGGCAATTATGTTCCTTATAAG TATGATCTAAGCAAGTTCTGCCCTTACAATACTGTTTTAATTGATCATAGTGATCCATCAATAAACACTG TTCTAACAGCTCCGACTGATAAACCTGGTGTAGCATTACTTGATTTTGTCATCTTCCCTCCCCGATGGGTCGTTGCTGAACATACTTTCCGCCCTCCCTATTACCATCGTAATTGTATGAGTGAATTTATGGGTCTAATTTATGGAGGATACGAG GCAAAAGCTGATGGTTTTCTCCCAGGGGGTGCTAGTCTTCACAGCTGCATGACACCTCATGGTCCTGATACCAAATCGTATGAG GCTACAATTGCTCTTGGCAGTCAAGCTGGACCTCAGAAAATAGCTGACACGATGGCTTTCATGTTTGAATCATGTTTAATCCCGCGAGTGTGTCAATGGGCACTTGAATCTCCCAACATGGATCATGACTATTATCAATGCTGGATTGGTTTGAAATCCCATTTTACATGTGAAGCTACAACGGTGGAGAATACAGACTTGCAGAATGGGCATAATTAG
- the LOC113690394 gene encoding homogentisate 1,2-dioxygenase isoform X2, producing the protein MESKKATTNAGAAADFENLEYVSGFGNHVSSEAIAGALPQGQNSPLICPYGLYAEQISGTSFTAPRKLNLRSWLYRIKPSVTHEPFKPKVPTHGKFVSEFNQSNSSATPTQLRWRPVEIPEAPTDFIDGLFTVCGAGSSYLRHGYAIHMYTANKSMENCAFCSADGDFLIVPQKGKLWITTECGRLQVVPGEIVVIPQGFRFVVDLPDGSARGYVAEIFGTHFQLPDLGPIGANGLAAPRDFLAPVAWFEQSTCPGYTIVQKFGGELFTAKQDFSPFNVVAWHGNYVPYKVVLTAPTDKPGVALLDFVIFPPRWVVAEHTFRPPYYHRNCMSEFMGLIYGGYEAKADGFLPGGASLHSCMTPHGPDTKSYEATIALGSQAGPQKIADTMAFMFESCLIPRVCQWALESPNMDHDYYQCWIGLKSHFTCEATTVENTDLQNGHN; encoded by the exons ATGGAGAGCAAGAAGGCTACCACCAACGCCGGCGCCGCGGCCGATTTTGAGAATTTGGAGTACGTTTCGGGCTTCGGCAATCACGTGTCGTCGGAGGCCATCGCCGGAGCTTTACCACAAGGGCAGAACAGTCCTCTCATCTGTCCTTATGGTCTATACGCTGAGCAGATCTCTGGCACCTCCTTTACTGCTCCCCGCAAGCTCAATCTCCGCAG TTGGCTATATCGGATTAAGCCATCTGTGACACACGAGCCATTTAAACCTAAAGTTCCGACCCATGGAAAGTTTGTAAGTGAATTTAACCAGTCAAATAGCTCGGCTACACCAACTCAACTACGGTGGAGACCAGTGGAGATTCCTGAAGCACCAACAGATTTCATTGATGGCCTGTTCACCGTATGTGGGGCTGGCAGTTCATATCTCCGACATGGTTATGCTATTCACAT GTATACTGCTAATAAATCTATGGAGAATTGTGCATTCTGCAGTGCTGACGGAGACTTCCTTATTGTTCCTCAGAAAGGAA AGTTATGGATCACGACTGAATGTGGGAGATTGCAAGTGGTTCCTGGTGAGATAGTCGTTATACCTCAAGGGTTTCGCTTCGTTGTTGACCTGCCAGATGGGTCTGCACGTGGTTATGTTGCTGAGATTTTTGGAACTCATTTTCAGCTTCCTGATCTTGGGCCAATAG GTGCCAATGGTCTTGCTGCTCCAAGGGATTTTCTTGCTCCAGTGGCCTGGTTTGAACAGAGCACCTGTCCAGGTTATACCATTGTACAGAAGTTTGGTGGTGAACTTTTCACTGCAAAGCAGGATTTCTCTCCATTCAATGTGGTTGCTTGGCATGGCAATTATGTTCCTTATAAGGTAG TTCTAACAGCTCCGACTGATAAACCTGGTGTAGCATTACTTGATTTTGTCATCTTCCCTCCCCGATGGGTCGTTGCTGAACATACTTTCCGCCCTCCCTATTACCATCGTAATTGTATGAGTGAATTTATGGGTCTAATTTATGGAGGATACGAG GCAAAAGCTGATGGTTTTCTCCCAGGGGGTGCTAGTCTTCACAGCTGCATGACACCTCATGGTCCTGATACCAAATCGTATGAG GCTACAATTGCTCTTGGCAGTCAAGCTGGACCTCAGAAAATAGCTGACACGATGGCTTTCATGTTTGAATCATGTTTAATCCCGCGAGTGTGTCAATGGGCACTTGAATCTCCCAACATGGATCATGACTATTATCAATGCTGGATTGGTTTGAAATCCCATTTTACATGTGAAGCTACAACGGTGGAGAATACAGACTTGCAGAATGGGCATAATTAG
- the LOC113691022 gene encoding uncharacterized protein isoform X3: MSEKPTKKPPKKTKKGAKNHNPRRGIKPWDHDDDIPSMKSKNLRGIKGAIRAVTNPSYCLEMGIGNLNRDGESLRYHHRKKLWLLLKKLMRMQNWAEASGVLSVLLRGTAKEKSISRNRIKYFATLELLQRIKGDNINKRRMQAVYDLWMMRLGPMRMRPAEDRFAALKEYILFCLTRGDTEDAHTAAVCLMQERGFDSEAVSNLVVGLTFLQLWYSSIPKEMQLGHLSKCATPMQLEISGGIISMSLKNSEEHNAIESQATNVPSKCASNISVGNYKGCSQNDDVDQNGEVSMNFEDNMGGQSPGQFQAQGFYMHSVERSGDEKSTSPFQGDDVPRTSIFYSHGLPPWLLPLQLPHSAENLENFIYMHRNSLNDYYKNALKYFRAALYSEPPVYEAFHPLIQMLLVGDQVQEALNEVEKFSCYPETALQLRLKTSLLEYFNDGNYGKLPTHFEDILKKDPTCSYSLARLVNMHRIVVLSGYYGTEKLVEMIAWHLDAVLAEYGTWKEFASCFLELSQTVGDQVSACFDSNEAGKKESFSCNVIQIPAIFTNPESQCTWRLRCRWWEKRHYSRKILESEIAAGDLQLMIFFW; encoded by the exons ATGTCAGAAAAACCAACTAAAAAACCGCCAAAGAAGACCAAGAAGGGCGCCAAAAATCATAACCCAAGGCGTGGTATAAAGCCGTGGGATCACGACGATGATATTCCCTCCATGAAATCCAAGAACCTCAGGGGCATTAAGGGAGCTATACGGGCTGTTACAAACCCCAGTTACTGTTTAGAGATGGGCATTGGGAATTTAAACCGGGATGGTGAAAGTCTTCGGTACCATCACCGGAAAAAACTCTGGTTGCTTCTGAAGAAGTTAATGAGAATGCAGAATTGGGCCGAGGCCAGTGGTGTTTTAAGTGTTTTGCTTAGAGGGACTGCTAAAGAAAAATCAATTTCGAGAAATCGAATAAAATATTTT GCTACACTAGAGCTTCTTCAACGTATAAAAGGTGATAACATTAACAAAAGAAGAATGCAGGCTGTTTATGACTTGTGGATGATGAGGTTAGGTCCAATGAGAATGCGGCCAGCAGAG GACAGGTTTGCTGCTCTAAAGGAATATATACTTTTCTGTCTAACTCGAGGGGACACAGAGGATGCACACACGGCTGCTGTTTG TCTCATGCAGGAACGTGGTTTTGATAGTGAAGCTGTCTCGAACTTGGTTGTCGGATTGACATTTTTGCAGTTATGGTATTCAAGTATCCCAAAAGAAATGCAATTAGGGCATTTGAGTAAGTGTGCTACTCCCATGCAATTGGAGATCTCTGGAGGTATAATCTCTATGTCACTTAAGAATTCTGAGGAGCACAATGCTATTGAATCTCAAGCAACAAATGTTCCTTCCAAATGTGCTTCAAACATCTCTGTTGGCAACTACAAGGGTTGTTCACAAAATGATGATGTTGATCAAAATGGAGAAGTGTCGATGAATTTTGAGGATAACATGGGCGGACAATCTCCCGGCCAGTTCCAGGCACAAGGGTTTTACATGCATTCTGTGGAAAGAAGTGGAGATGAAAAATCTACATCTCCATTTCAGGGTGATGATGTACCTAGGACCTCCATTTTCTATAGTCATG GTCTACCGCCATGGCTATTGCCTTTGCAACTCCCTCATTCAGCTGAGAATCTGGAGAATTTCATTTATATGCATCGAAACTCACTTAATGACTACTACAAGAATGCATTGAAATATTTCCGTGCTGCTCTTTACTCAGAGCCACCAGTATATGAGGCCTTTCATCCTCTGATACAG ATGCTATTGGTTGGAGATCAGGTTCAGGAGGCCTTGAATGAGGTTGAAAAGTTTTCTTGTTATCCAGAGACAGCACTTCAATTAAG ATTGAAGACTAGTTTGTTGGAATACTTTAATGATGGTAACTATGGCAAACTTCCCACGCATTTTGAGGACATCTTGAAGAAGGACCCTACATGTAGCTACTCATTGGCTAGACTAGTGAATATGCATCGAATAG TTGTATTGTCAGGGTATTACGGTACTGAAAAGCTTGTTGAGATGATAGCATGGCATTTGGATGCTGTGCTTGCAGAGTACGGTACATGGAAAGAGTTTGCTTCCTGCTTTCTGGAGCTCTCGCAGACTGTGGGAGATCAAGTATCAGCATGTTTTGACAGCAATGAAGCTGGGAAGAAAGAGAGCTTCTCATGCAATGTTATTCAAATTCCAGCAATTTTTACCAACCCTGAATCCCAATGTACTTGGAGATTACGATGCAGGTGGTGGGAGAAACGTCATTACAGTCGAAAGATACTTGAATCGGAAATTGCAGCAG GAGACCTGCAACTAATGATTTTCTTCTGGTGA